The proteins below come from a single Plasmodium sp. gorilla clade G2 genome assembly, chromosome: 13 genomic window:
- a CDS encoding septum formation protein MAF homologue, putative, whose translation MKDYSHIIGSGDLFNNEDRCWVLLASKSPRRIELMKLMGIKNLYICESGFEENLDKSIFSCAEDYVKENALKKGLNVVENVWFSNNTETEDITANDIKDLNIKVKRENNSNHSNDFNKYEIMNINSKFEPLPKIIISCDTIVTLNNEIIEKPINKKHAHDILKKLSSNVHSVFTAVCIFLYKKKIPITFIEKTQVYFDDLMEQDILQYINTKEPYDKAGAYSIQGVGSQFIKKIDGCYYNVMGLPINKLSKILTKLYIDEEFSL comes from the coding sequence atgaAGGATTATTCTCATATTATTGGATCGGGAGATTTGTTTAACAATGAGGATAGATGTTGGGTTCTTTTGGCTAGTAAATCGCCCCGAAGAATTGAATTAATGAAGTTAATGggtataaaaaatttatatatttgtgaatCAGGTTTTGAAGAAAATTTAGATAAGAGTATATTTTCTTGTGCTGAAGATTATGTTAAAGAAAATGCATTAAAAAAGGGTTTGAATGTTGTTGAAAATGTATGGTTTTCTAATAATACAGAAACTGAAGATATAACTGCgaatgatataaaagattTAAATATCAAAGTAAAGAGAGAAAATAATAGTAACCATTCAAatgattttaataaatatgaaataatgaatataaatagtaaGTTTGAACCATTAcctaaaataataatatcttgTGATACTATTGTAACtctaaataatgaaataatagaaaagccaataaataaaaaacatgcacatgatattttaaaaaaattatcatcgAATGTTCATAGCGTATTTACTGCtgtatgtatatttctatataaaaaaaaaatacccATAACTTTTATTGAAAAAACACAGGTATATTTTGATGACTTAATGGAACAAGATATTTTACAGTATATAAATACTAAGGAACCATATGATAAGGCAGGGGCATATTCTATACAAGGTGTGGGATCCcagtttataaaaaaaatagatggttgttattataatgttATGGGTTTGCCCATAAATAAATTGTCTAAAATTTTGACAAAGTTATACATAGATGAAGAATTCTCCTTATAA
- a CDS encoding telomerase reverse transcriptase — protein sequence MNNEPTNNDKNYLRNIFNCTDKKIKLFKSYLKNKLDIDSFTLGEYCFKHDEKFQKSVLSNILKEQIISKKDKNKLYLINEIIIDTSFFEENYDFQYFLENVLLLEDLVLKKLDNKLNDEDFIFKENKKLSINNWKECYSHIKKKLNIKGMDEKSKIYNNSILLFNSTKFSYDDINCCDSFYGLKVWDILFNYVSFEFLNYLLSNTLIFISDFFFVNTNNHFKTYIKSSYFIKIAEIQLNYQDAQNVERNIISKKKNLYYKNTKLVKLTYQKKSIKDNATPNLTVKKKKINKKNINTNQNINSYIYNISNQNNEIEQYNINHINMDKNTINKQKESQNFIINNKLLDDQLLYYKTNKNNVNTDIYSNDNKTAISTNQCVDIHNHISDPTRKNIFYHSINSFSYERSSNVFNYDNLKQRTTYIDTQNKSQTCINMTRQHEIDENSDKELKNQKCNKYEYVDNVCTGNKNISNENISDKCIITKRIPQKYNINKKYKYLLKKKYHKMYTNNDHSYGNYLYLLQCSGRILKNDFFKDMKQIQEERKKYTSNIKMNNEYTNNIIINNNNNNNNNNNNNNSNNNSNNNNKHNNSVHRLGHVNDLSSSNIFPSSNIPNCNNYTECNDKLTQIKNNSLLITENFSKKEKLLPQIDFFSDDRKGKCSSVGYDIKKKNVSNIKRYHNKINKMNEKKKKWNKIIINRNNILQHNTTNKCKTFLFNKHIIFDKIENNNIPLFIYDLLNYIFKSDQTYFYHNNFIDEYKQKICKQIKCSTKKNDISHIITSRKENNLFHVQKLENNYKCPNIYKQLRKTKILKYVYNYFKEFINNVINTKFGKIYRKFFPRKFILNKIYKIFKIIRLQIIKKYHIINIRKNRKFIKQKVYDTFFKNYDFLSFSFKTYKIINFIVYITKKCIPIKLLGSKHNFKIFLKNVKRFLLFNYKESFSLNQVMKNIKVKNIFQKKISKCNNIKNTVVLNEIPYHNNYHKRILIKNNKEIITDINDNIKIYNETNNNFNNSFKTPTLFNKIRKKYFNKIKKINICIQKRHLMNRLIYFLFNYFIMPLIRRFFFLTKSEQTIHKTIFFDRKIWNHFTKISNFCLYHQIFTNKKLKKRNEPKMDNVQNILNLKKKAEKIKTKKYTSINKMKKFSTNKCVNNKFSKNCITKKKNLYNITRHNNIFVKKDMEQKSKTNILINKSIDNLYKLKEINKKNVRPYIKKFYYKIRKKYFALKKMYIHIRMTRVEKSNIKFEKHLKHFFIFAQEKEHILKYFSSHLFQKRKINYSKRFNKLIHRIKNIIIKKNSGITKNKDKTFSHLIKNKNNNINNKYNNNNKKKKKNNNNNNNNNNKIKHSENNTNDNPSLEKKKKNKKIYIHKIKNIIEKRNFMLKLNSINHFISKKLRINWIPKKKGLRPLINLSTLNVPDIVKQRIFEILKSKKSSEFYFHNILNNLEREKKDKNIKKRKKYNKKNFNPVSLNNICNFSLKCLGNMRHNNNSLFKNTLTKTGEIELKLKIWLHYLKNWFYRKKRMKKYIKNKLKNNKKIYAYICIGDFSNCYEHINHNYLFKILKNFFDNITNFEFIYLFKRSFRLYNKNLNNSFLSYYPVNVKSFGLHYIRNLRELIIKSNINDNHHFLLNQMFKTRSKSDLYIFADSYKSLQVDKRDIFMTIITVIRYYYLNIYFSIKEFKLNRKNIFYFQIFQENQMKGVYLSVRDKKKVENIKNWYLNSMKKINHEEILTSLKNSSVNVNNKNNMICMNLEQDTQEKGNTQNEEKNDIYIGPIYNKSCDSTIISDSSNNNKWNNINVGMNNKNDVLLHKGNTNMNGYYINDIKCNNNNNNNNNNNNNNNNKCVTRNVNNDIIKYHKTIDTDNSKNHTYFKNKFLNFLDKKIISNIYGLPQGFSLSNILCSLYYAYLDKNEEFQNLLYSEKQNNNKYFSENGKCNYFNLDSIMLRFIDDFLFITLNKKNIKIFKNLLLKKKIWGSNINSSKTKIFKIPLIYKNDLLIYNFRNKCQLKNKHKIKKNINIQNRRIKCKHNELVNTNQKKKNRSVQKDKINKYINVINTIIQKNDSTMSSNSIMNFEALPNKGSNKSYSSIYTDIPNSVVNDDIEYNQNSDNNSYSSNKLYNNANMTQNSLNNNVSILKQEQNQSFQCFNSNNIYIQNDKNENNILQINKKLCSNGNLTKKNKKINTLTCLQIDKVIKTLKCKKKHIKHVKKFKYMNKFEKYEKFQNTSIELKINKINKNIRRLNKLKKRKNHSINIAPVSSIEWLNNSYTFDFINNSIQSTSYPWKNKSDATIRNHLHLHNVIIDKNNKTYFMKYLVENRIVRNIISKQKKCQSLYKNKQNVYFCYKNNFILLKSSILKFICCIKTLKKMFNAFTNSTYNTKFILFLISYMKKVLIKNKKLKFVKLFLIQTAIEAFRYARIFNQQDSFYPCLQHFKKIKKRLIHKYKIGYNKNLLREFFYLFNFIKKELYNSWPYMFKIKN from the coding sequence atgaataatgaacctacaaataatgataagAATTATTTAAGAAATATCTTTAATTGTACtgataagaaaataaaattatttaaatcttacttaaaaaacaaattagATATTGATTCTTTTACCTTAGGTGAATATTGTTTTAAACATGATGAGAAATTCCAGAAAAGTGTGTTGtcgaatattttaaaagaacaaataataaGTAAGAAGGAtaagaataaattatatttaataaatgaaataataatagataCATCATTTTTTGAAGAGAATTAtgattttcaatattttttagaaaatgttttattattagaagatttagttttaaaaaagttggataataaattaaatgatgaggattttatatttaaagaaaataaaaaattatctaTAAATAATTGGAAAGAATGTTATAGtcatattaagaaaaaattaaatatcaAAGGTATGGATGAAAAAAgtaagatatataataattctattttattatttaattctactaaattttcatatgatgatataaattgTTGTGATTCTTTTTATGGTTTAAAAGTATgggatatattatttaattatgtGTCATTcgaatttttaaattatttattgtcTAATAcacttatatttatatcagaCTTCTTTTTTGTCAATACAAATAATcattttaaaacatatataaagtCATCTTACTTTATTAAAATTGCAGAAATACAATTAAATTATCAAGATGCTCAAAATGtggaaagaaatattatttcaaaaaaaaaaaatttatattataaaaatacaaaactGGTTAAATTaacatatcaaaaaaaaagcatAAAAGATAATGCAACACCAAATTTAAcggtgaaaaaaaaaaaaataaataaaaaaaatataaatacaaatcagaatataaatagttatatatataatatatcaaatcaaaataatgaaatcgaacaatataatattaatcataTCAATATGGACAAAAATACTATCAACAAACAAAAGGAGTCGCAgaattttattatcaataataaattattggATGATcaacttttatattataaaacaaataagaataatgtaAACACGGATATTTattcaaatgataataaaacgGCTATTAGTACTAACCAATGTGTAGATATACATAACCATATAAGTGATCCAAcaaggaaaaatatattttatcatagtATAAACAGCTTTTCTTATGAAAGAAGTTCGAACGTttttaattatgataatctGAAACAACGTACAACATATATAGATACACAAAATAAAAGTCAAACATGTATTAATATGACTAGACAACATGAAATAGATGAAAATTCagataaagaattaaaaaatcaaaaatgtaataaatatgaatatgtaGATAACGTATGTACAgggaataaaaatatatcaaacgAAAATATAAGtgataaatgtattattactAAAAGGATCcctcaaaaatataatattaataaaaaatataaatacttattaaaaaaaaaataccatAAGATGTACACAAATAACGATCATTCATATGGAAATTATTTGTATCTTCTTCAGTGCAGTGGaagaattttaaaaaatgactTTTTTAAGGATATGAAACAAATACAAGAGGAAAGAAAGAAATACACATCAAATATTAAGATGAACAatgaatatacaaataatattataataaacaacaacaataataataacaataacaataataataataatagtaataataatagtaataataataataaacataataatagtgTGCATAGGTTGGGACATGTGAACGATTTGTCCTCCTCTAATATATTTCCATCTTCTAACATCCCTAACTGTAATAATTACACAGAATGTAATGATAAATTAACACAGATAAAGAACAATTCCTTACTTATAACAGAAAATTTctcaaaaaaagaaaaattgttACCACAAATAGATTTCTTTTCTGATGATAGAAAGGGGAAATGCTCATCAGTTGGGTATgacataaaaaagaagaatgttagtaatattaaaagatatcataataaaataaacaaaatgaatgaaaaaaaaaaaaaatggaataaaataataatcaataGAAACAACATTTTACAACACAATACAACTAATAAATGTAAAACATTTCTATTTAATAAACACATaatatttgataaaatagaaaataacaatattcctttatttatttatgatttattaaattatatatttaaatcagatcaaacatatttttatcataataattttatagatGAATATAAGCAGAAAATAtgtaaacaaataaaatgttcaactaaaaaaaatgatatatctcATATAATTACATCTaggaaagaaaataatttatttcatgTACAAAAActtgaaaataattataaatgtccaaatatatataaacaattaaGAAAGACaaaaattttgaaatatgtatataattattttaaagaatttattaataatgtaaTTAATACCAAATTtggtaaaatatatagaaaatttttCCCtcgaaaatttatattaaataaaatttataaaatatttaaaattataagattacaaataataaaaaaatatcatattataaatatacgaAAGAAtagaaaatttattaaacaaaaaGTATATGAtaccttttttaaaaattatgatttcttatcattttcattcaAAACATATAagattattaattttatcgTATATATAACCAAAAAATGTATACCTATCAAATTATTAGGTAGTAAACAtaatttcaaaatatttttaaaaaatgtaaaaagatttttgttatttaattataaagaaaGTTTTTCTTTGAATCAagtaatgaaaaatattaaggtaaaaaatatattccaaaaaaaaataagcaaatgtaataatataaaaaatacagtCGTATTAAATGAAATACCTTATCATAATAACTATCACAAAagaattttaattaaaaataataaggaaATCATAAcagatataaatgataatataaaaatatataatgaaacaaataataattttaataattcatttaaaaCACCTACATTATTCAAtaaaataaggaaaaaatatttcaataaaattaaaaaaattaatatatgtatacaaaaAAGACATCTTATGAATAGattaatatatttcctttttaattattttattatgccACTAATTAgaagatttttttttctaaccAAATCTGAGCAAACCATACATAAAACAATTTTCTTTGATAGAAAAATTTGGAATCACTTCACAAAAATTTCCAATTTTTGTCTTTACCATCAAATATTTACGAAtaaaaagttaaaaaaaagaaatgaacCCAAAATGGATAatgtacaaaatatattaaatctgAAGAAAAAAgctgaaaaaataaaaacaaagaaatatacatctattaataaaatgaaaaaattcaGTACTAATAAAtgtgtaaataataaattttcaaaaaattgtatcacaaaaaaaaaaaatttatataacatcacacgtcataataatatatttgttaaaaagGATATGGAACAAAAATCAAAAACTaacattttaattaataaaagtatagataatttatacaaattaaaagaaattaataaaaaaaatgttagaccatatataaaaaaattttactataaaataagaaaaaaatattttgctctaaaaaaaatgtatattcatattagaATGACAAGAGTTGAAAAAAGTAACATAAAATTTGAAAAACATTtgaaacatttttttatttttgctcAAGAAAAAGAGCACatattgaaatattttaGTTCCCATCTTTTTCAAAAGAGGAAGATAAATTATAGTAAACGATTTAATAAACTAATAcatagaataaaaaatattataataaagaaaaacagTGGAATTACTAAAAATAAGGATAAGACATTTTCACATCtaatcaaaaataaaaataacaacatCAACAATAagtataacaataataataagaagaaaaagaagaacaataataataataataataataataataagattaAACATAGTGAGAACAACACAAATGATAATCCCagtttagaaaaaaaaaaaaaaaataaaaaaatatatatacataaaataaaaaatattatagagaaaagaaattttatgttaaaattaaattcaaTCAATCATTTTATATCTAAAAAGTTAAGAATTAATTGGATAccgaaaaaaaaaggattaaGACCATTAATTAATTTGTCTACTTTAAATGTCCCAGATATTGTGAAGCAACGAATTTTTGAAATTTtgaaaagtaaaaaaagCAGTGAATTTTATTTCcataatattttgaataatttagaaagagaaaagaaagataaaaatataaagaaaagaaaaaaatataataagaagaatTTTAATCCTGTATCATTAAacaatatatgtaatttttccCTGAAATGCTTAGGTAATATGagacataataataattccttatttaaaaatacattAACAAAAACAGGAGAAAttgaattaaaattaaaaatatggttacattatttaaagaattggttttatagaaaaaaacgaatgaaaaaatatattaaaaataaattaaaaaacaataaaaagatatatgcatatatatgtattggAGATTTTTCAAATTGttatgaacatataaatcataattatttattcaaaattttaaaaaatttctttgataatataactaattttgaatttatttatttatttaaaagatcatttagattatataataagaatttaaataattcctTTTTATCCTATTATCCAGTTAATGTAAAATCATTTGGTCTACATTATATAAGAAACTTACGAGAACTTATAATTAAATCAAATATCAATGATAATCATCactttttattaaatcaaaTGTTTAAAACAAGATCAAAATcggatttatatatttttgccGATTCGTATAAAAGTCTTCAAGTTGACAAAAGGGATATTTTCATGACTATTATTACTGTTATTAGATATTACTAcctcaatatatattttagtaTAAAAGAATTTAAACTTAAtaggaaaaatattttctattttcaaatatttcAAGAAAATCAAATGAAGGGTGTTTATTTGAGTGTTCGTGATAAGAAAAAagttgaaaatattaaaaactgGTATTTAAACAgcatgaaaaaaataaatcatgaGGAAATACTAACAAGTTTAAAAAATTCATCcgtaaatgtaaataataaaaacaatatgaTATGTATGAATCTTGAGCAAGATACGcaagaaaaaggaaatacACAAAATGAAGAGAAGaatgatatttatattggaccaatatataataaatcgtGCGACAGCACAATAATTAGcgatagtagtaataataataaatggaaTAATATCAATGTGGGtatgaataataagaatgatgTACTATTACATAAAGGTAATACTAATATGAATgggtattatataaatgacataaaatgtaataataataacaataacaataacaataataataataataataataataaatgtgtTACGAgaaatgtaaataatgacataataaaataccaTAAAACTATCGACACAGATAATAGTAAAAACCATACTtactttaaaaataaattcctAAATTTTTtggataaaaaaattattagtaatatatatggCTTACCACAAGGTTTTAGCTTATCTAATATATTGTGCTCCTTATATTATGCATATttagataaaaatgaagagtttcaaaatttattatattcagaaaaacaaaacaataataaatatttctcaGAAAATGGAAAATGTAATTATTTCAATTTAGATTCTATCATGCTCCGATTTATTGATgactttttatttataactcttaataaaaaaaatattaaaatttttaaaaacttgctcttaaaaaaaaaaatatggggAAGTAATATTAATTCATCCAAAACCAAAATCTTCAAAATAccacttatatataaaaatgatttactaatatataattttcgaAATAAATGCCaactaaaaaataaacataaaataaaaaaaaatataaacatacaaAATAGAAGGATCAAATGTAAACATAATGAGTTAGTCAATActaaccaaaaaaaaaaaaacagatctgttcaaaaagataaaataaataaatatataaatgtcaTAAACacaataatacaaaaaaatgattCAACCATGTCTTCTAATTCTATTATGAATTTTGAAGCCTTACCTAATAAAGGAAGTAATAAAAGTTACAGTTCAATATATACAGATATCCCGAATAGTGTTGTAAATGACGATATAGAATATAATCAAAACagtgataataattcatatagtAGTAATAAATTATACAATAATGCGAATATGACTCAAAATAgtcttaataataatgttagtATTTTAAAACAAGAACAAAACCAAAGTTTTCAATGCTTTAATagtaacaatatatatattcaaaatgataaaaacgaaaataatattttacaaattAACAAAAAGTTATGTTCCAATGGaaatttaacaaaaaaaaataaaaaaataaatactcTAACATGTTTACAAATTGATAAAGTTATAAAAACCTTAAAATGTaagaaaaaacatataaaacatGTAAAAAAGTTCAagtatatgaataaatttgaaaaatatgaaaaatttcAAAATACCTCTattgaattaaaaattaataaaattaataaaaatattagaagattgaataaattaaaaaaacgtAAAAATCATTCTATAAACATTGCCCCTGTTAGTTCTATAGAATGGTTAAATAATTCATACACATttgattttataaataattctatACAAAGTACTTCATATCCATGGAAAAATAAATCTGATGCTACTATTAGAAATCATTTACATTTACATAATGTTAtaatagataaaaataataaaacatattttatgaaatatcTAGTTGAAAATAGAATTGTACGAAATATTATAtcgaaacaaaaaaaatgtcaatccttatataaaaataagcaaaatgtatatttctgttataaaaataattttatcttATTAAAATCATCTATATTAAAATTCATATGTTGTATTAAAACACTcaaaaaaatgtttaatGCCTTTACAAATTCTACATATAACaccaaatttatattatttctaatatcgtatatgaaaaaagtgttaataaaaaataagaaactCAAATTTGTCAAATTGTTTTTAATTCAAACTGCAATCGAAGCATTCCGTTATGCCAGAATTTTTAATCAGCAGGATTCCTTTTATCCGTGTCTCcaacattttaaaaaaatcaaaaaaagatTAATTCACAAATACAAAATTGGatataacaaaaatttattgcgagaatttttttatctGTTTAATTTTATCAAGAAGGAGTTGTATAATTCATGGCCTTACatgttcaaaataaaaaattaa
- a CDS encoding cop-coated vesicle membrane protein p24 precursor, putative: MIYFKNIILLSFLLLFFLFGIIQCTHFTIGPYEKDCIQVKAEKNNMIVGSYEFMDRKASCIISIFNRSDKKKEPVFKSTKIQDKFDIQVPAAAVYSFCYDNRKNSDVTIMFTLRVKESHNMNDAELSTIDDVKQINEKTSELFDQFLEVFDEQERMMEKSDLYKQFNEKMNSKLILWLEIQIILLVILTLVHIYYIKSFFEIKTIV, translated from the exons ttttattactatttttCCTATTTGGAATAATACAATGTACACATTTTACTATAGGACCATATGAAAAAGATTGTATTCAAGTAAAGGCAGAAAAGAATAACATGATTGTCGG CTCTTATGAGTTTATGGATAGAAAAGCATCATGtattatatctatttttAATCGAagtgacaaaaaaaaagaacctGTTTTTAAATCAACAAAAATACAAGACAAATTTGATATTCAg gTTCCAGCAGCAGCTGTTTATTCCTTCTGTTAcgataatagaaaaaattcTGATGTGACAATTATGTTTACACTAAGAGTAAAAGAAAGTCATAACATGAATGACGCAGAATTAAGTACTATAGACGATGTGAAACAGATAAATGAGAAAACATCTGAATTATTTGATCAA TTCTTGGAAGTGTTTGATGAACAAGAAAGAATGATGGAGAAGTCcgatttatataaacaatttaatgaaaaaatgaattcCAAATTAATTTTGTGGTTAGAAATACAAATCATTTTATTGGTTATTCTAACACTAgttcacatatattatataaaatccttttttgaaataaaaacCATAGTTTAA